ATTACCACCAAAAGGGCCTACGACGATCTAGAACAAGAGGGCTTTATCGTATCAGTGCAGGGCAAGGGCAGCTTTGTGGCCGCTCAGAACCCTGAATTCTTAAGAGAGGAACACCTGCGAAACATCGAGGCGCATCTGGCTAAAGCACTTGATCTTGCTCGCCTATCCGGGATACCGGTTAGTGAACTAAAGGAGCTACTGGATGTACTCAACACAGAAGGTGAGGATAACCATGAATAGCAATATTATTGAAATTAGGGGGTTGCAGAAGACTTACCCAGGATTTCAACTGGGTCCTTGGGACTTGGATATTCCCCAGGGCGCCATCGTCGGTTTGATCGGTGAGAATGGTGCCGGCAAAAGTGTCACGATTAAGTTGATCCTGGAGCTAATCTACCCTGAACAGGGTGAGATCCGGATTTTCGGTCGACGGATGGGTGAAGACCCGGTGGGCATACGCGACCAACTAGGGGTAGTGTTTGATGAGTTACATCTATCCTCTGTCTTGACGGTGGCTCAGATTCAGAAAATATGCAGGAGAATGTATCGTCAATGGCAGGATGCTACCTTCGACCGGTATGTCAGACAGTTCGATCTGATGCCGGATAAGGCAGTTGGGGACCTCTCCCGGGGCATGAAAATGAAGTTGTCTTTGGCGATTGCGTTGTCCCATGGGGCTAGACTACTACTCCTTGATGAGGCGACCAGCGGCCTTGATCCGGTGGTGCGGGAGGAAATCCTGGATATTTTACTAGAGTTTATCCAAGATGAACGGCGGGGCGTCTTAATCTCCTCCCATATCCTTTCCGATCTGGAGAAAGCAGCCGACTACATTGCCTTCATTCATGAAGGAAGACTTATTTTCATGGAGAGCAAAGATCTCCTACAAGATGAATACGTGCTTTGCTCCTGCAATTCCCAGACCGCTCAGACCATTGACCCAGCGGCAATCGTGGGCCACCGCAAAAATGAGTTCGGGGAGAGGCTCCTGCTAAGAAAGACACTAGCGCCCCGGAGTCTAGAGCTAGAAAGACCGTCAATCGAGGATATCATGTTGTTCTTCATTAAAGGGGGCCAGTCACAATGAAAGCACTGATCTACAAGGACCTTTTGGTAATCAGAAAACAGATCCTCTTGATGCTTGTGGCGATGATGGTGTTGAGTTGTGCGTCCTGACGGTTCAAGGGCAACATCAGGCTCTACCTGCAGGTTTTCTGATCATGAATTTCATCATTCCTTTGTTTAGCCTTAGCTATGATGAACACTGCCAGTTTCCGAAGTTTGCCATCTCCGGTCCAATTACCCGGACACAGTATGTCCTAAGCAAATATGTCCCAGCGTTAGTTCTTGCGGTGGCTGGAGGGATAGTCTCATTTTTGATGCAGTTCTATTTATCCAAGACCTCTTTCCAGTGGGCGCTGTTTTCTGCAGTGTTAACAATTGGGACGCCACTCATACTGGTCTCGATTCTGTTTCCACTTATCTTTAAGTTAGGTGTAGAACGAGCTCGAGTAGCGATGTTTGTCTGTTATGTATTAGTATTCACCACCATTTCAGGGCAGAGGACAGGGCTAAAGCAATTCTTAAAGATGGCAGAGACTTTTTCGTTGGTCTTCAGTACGCTACTCAGTGTTGTGGTGATCATCCTTGTTTACCTTGTTTCCATTACGGTTTCCAAGCAGATCCTATTTCACAAAGAGTACTAGTGGATCTGATCTTAAGGGCTTGGTATTTCTGCACGTAAGGCTACTCTCATCTTAGTTAAGGGGGCGGTCCCTTCTATCCCCAATGCAATGGCGCCGTGTCTTTTTGCCTTTGTTCAGGTAAGATACGGTGCCATTGATCTCTTCCTCTTTTTCAAATTGAGCCCGCTTTCAGGCATTCTGCATAGTCGGACCGGCAGGACTTGCGGAATGAGTATCGAATAAAACAAAGTAATGAATAAAGTGCACGGTTCTCGTTCCGTTTATCTTAAGCGAAGCAACTCCTGGGATTTACTGGCGCTGCAAAAGCTAGCCCTATCCGTTCACGGATATGACGGTACATAACACACCTAGGGGATATCGTGGAGATGAGGTAGAAGTGTCGAAGGAATCAGTCAGTCTATTGTGGCCGTCCGGATTTGGATCTGATGGCAGGGACGCTAAGTTGCCCACGCAGTTTATTGTCGATCTCGATTTGGATAAGATCGTCTCGGCTATGAGTGTGGATCTGCGGAACAAAGAGCAGATACGTCGTATTCTATACCATCCTTGTTCGGATGCACAGGTTATTGCCTATCGTCTTGCGGTCCTCGATGATTTCCTGAATTTGCCTAGATTGGTCTCCAAGCTGAAGGAAATGTCTCCGTCGATTCGCCGTTTTGTGTCGCTCAAAAACCCTCGACATACCAAGGGAGATCACCCTCTTAAGCAGATCGGTTGGCGATTTGAGGTGCTCGACCAGTATGTTCTCTGTATGCAGAGGCTGCAGACGGTGTTAGCGATGTTCCGTGATGATATGCAGTCGGAAGGACTGAAACGGCTGTCTGACTATGCTACCAAGACGGTCTGCGGGGAAGAGTTCCAGGCACTAAAGCAAGAACTACCGGTTCTACGAGCAAGGTTTCAGAGTATATCTAGTGTCACCATTGGTCTGAACCTAAACTCCGAACTCCGTCCGGTGGAAGCAACACTACTTGCTATCAACTCAGAGCCCTTTGAGCCCAAGTCCTTTATGGCCAGGTTTCGGGGATTGGTGGATGGCAACACGTGTCCGTCAGTGTTTTATAGTCTGCTAAGAAAACCAGATTTGGAGCACGCCTTGTTTCGGGATCTTGATAGTGTGTTCAAGGATGCGTTAATGCCGGTTAACAGCATTTTGTCCCGGTTTACCAGCATCAATTCGGAGTTCTTCCGCCATTTGGAGATTGAGCTTGATTTCTACATCGGAGCCACTAAACTCATAGACTACCTTCGGGCGGCTGGTATGCCGATGTGTAGGCCGGAGGTTGCGCCTAAAGAAAGTCGAGTTACTGACATAAAGGAAAACTATAACATCAATTTGGCTTTGGACCTACTGTCAGCAAATCCTGTGCGGAATGTGGATCAGGAGATCGTTAAGAATGAAGTGAGCATGGGCCCTCGTGGACGGATTCTGATTATCACCGGTCCGAATCAGGGCGGCAAGACCACCTATCTTCGTAGCATCGGATTATCACATGTCTTGTTTCAAGCGGGGATTTTCGTCCCGGGTACAAGGGCTAGGATTAGTCCTGTTGACTGGATCTATACCCATTTTGCTGAGCCTGAGACGACAGATAACAAGGAGGGCCGATTGAGTGCAGAATCAAGACGCTTAGCACAAATATTCCAAACGGCTACCCGGTACAGTCTCATCCTGCTTAACGAATCTCTAGCCAGTACTAGCCCAGGGGAAAGCCTGTATATGACTTTAGACATCATGGGTGCCATCAGATTTTTGGGTGCCCGGGCGGCTTTCGCTACGCATCTCCATGAACTGGCAGCGCGGGTTGATGAGATTAATGTACAGGTGCCAGGGGATAGCCGTCTGGTGAGCCTGGTGGCCGGATTAGCCTTTGATGGACATAGTGTGGCCAAGCGTACATATCGTATTGTGGCAGCACCCCCAGCTGGCATGAGCTTTGCTAAGGACATTGCTGAAGCATACGGCATAAGTTTCGAACAGTTATGTGACGTACTTAGGGCGAGGAAAGTGGTGGATGCTGAGTTTCCGGCAAAGGAAGTACCGCGCAATACCCCCAAAGGAAGATTCTAAAAGGCGCTAGTGTGTGGCCTGGAAAGAATAAAGCGATGAAGCGTTACTGTTCCTTAATGCTTGAGGTCTTGAGATTAGGGGGATTTCCCGCAGTAGCTTTGGCCCTGGTGATGCTCGTAAATGGAGCCATGGCACCGCTTACCATTTGGCTTACTCAAAACGTAATTGATATTGGTATTAGACAGTCTGAACAAGGTCAAACCCTTACTCCGGTTATTCCCTGGTTGATTGGCTTGGTTTTGGCATTGGTATGTTTGAATCTGCGGGAACTAACGGAAATGGTGACGATGATCCGTCTCAAACATCGTTTGCGGGACTGGTTCAATCCTAGGGTATTAGCTAAGCTGTCCAGATTGGAATACCAGTGTTTTGAAGATACCAACACCGTGGATCTTATCTC
This is a stretch of genomic DNA from Limnochordia bacterium. It encodes these proteins:
- a CDS encoding GntR family transcriptional regulator, giving the protein MVIRNSSEKPLYEQIKDQIKAQIIRGELAAGDQLPSMRYLAKELRISVITTKRAYDDLEQEGFIVSVQGKGSFVAAQNPEFLREEHLRNIEAHLAKALDLARLSGIPVSELKELLDVLNTEGEDNHE
- a CDS encoding ABC transporter ATP-binding protein, which gives rise to MNSNIIEIRGLQKTYPGFQLGPWDLDIPQGAIVGLIGENGAGKSVTIKLILELIYPEQGEIRIFGRRMGEDPVGIRDQLGVVFDELHLSSVLTVAQIQKICRRMYRQWQDATFDRYVRQFDLMPDKAVGDLSRGMKMKLSLAIALSHGARLLLLDEATSGLDPVVREEILDILLEFIQDERRGVLISSHILSDLEKAADYIAFIHEGRLIFMESKDLLQDEYVLCSCNSQTAQTIDPAAIVGHRKNEFGERLLLRKTLAPRSLELERPSIEDIMLFFIKGGQSQ
- a CDS encoding ABC-2 transporter permease → MNFIIPLFSLSYDEHCQFPKFAISGPITRTQYVLSKYVPALVLAVAGGIVSFLMQFYLSKTSFQWALFSAVLTIGTPLILVSILFPLIFKLGVERARVAMFVCYVLVFTTISGQRTGLKQFLKMAETFSLVFSTLLSVVVIILVYLVSITVSKQILFHKEY